From candidate division KSB1 bacterium, a single genomic window includes:
- the gatC gene encoding Asp-tRNA(Asn)/Glu-tRNA(Gln) amidotransferase subunit GatC — MPIKIEDVEKIATLSRLEFSFEEKEKLAKELDQIVAYVERLNELDTKAVEPTSHIIDLKNILREDKAQNWLEQEQALANAPKKKQSYFSVPKVIG; from the coding sequence ATGCCCATAAAAATCGAAGATGTAGAAAAGATCGCAACACTCTCCAGGCTTGAGTTTTCTTTTGAGGAAAAAGAAAAATTGGCTAAAGAGTTGGATCAAATTGTGGCTTATGTTGAAAGGCTGAATGAGTTAGATACGAAAGCTGTTGAGCCGACTTCGCATATAATTGATTTGAAGAATATTCTTAGAGAAGATAAGGCACAAAACTGGCTTGAGCAAGAACAGGCTCTTGCAAATGCGCCGAAAAAAAAACAGAGCTACTTTAGCGTACCGAAAGTAATTGGTTAG